From Novosphingobium decolorationis, one genomic window encodes:
- a CDS encoding VirB3 family type IV secretion system protein produces MPVHAALQSPLLLGGAPRGIAIVNGTLAAAVGLGLQQWLAGLGLWALGHSLAVMAARRDPAFAPVALRHLAQKSYFAT; encoded by the coding sequence GTGCCGGTCCACGCTGCGCTGCAAAGCCCATTGCTTCTTGGCGGTGCTCCGCGGGGTATTGCCATCGTCAACGGGACGCTCGCCGCTGCTGTCGGCCTTGGACTTCAGCAATGGCTCGCCGGCCTTGGCCTGTGGGCGCTGGGGCACAGCCTTGCCGTTATGGCCGCGCGCCGCGACCCGGCCTTTGCGCCGGTCGCGCTGCGCCATCTCGCTCAGAAGAGCTACTTCGCCACCTGA
- a CDS encoding ribbon-helix-helix protein, CopG family, with the protein MSGKVRHQLFLSGPLSEKLEALAARPGASKSAILEDAVTAWLNRRGASELEDRFSCRLDRMTLALGRIDRDTQVILETLALFIRFELSIQSPLSEGDHAGRALGAKRFEAFVQQVGRQVAGGRRTLIPAKEGQP; encoded by the coding sequence ATGAGCGGGAAGGTTCGCCACCAGTTGTTTCTGTCCGGCCCGCTCAGCGAAAAGCTCGAAGCGCTCGCCGCACGGCCAGGTGCCTCGAAATCCGCTATCCTTGAAGATGCTGTCACGGCCTGGCTCAACCGCCGCGGCGCATCGGAACTGGAGGACAGGTTTTCCTGTCGCCTCGACCGGATGACGTTGGCCCTGGGGCGTATCGATCGCGACACGCAGGTCATCCTCGAGACCCTGGCGCTTTTCATCCGCTTCGAACTCTCGATCCAGTCGCCGCTTAGCGAAGGCGATCATGCTGGCCGGGCGCTGGGCGCAAAGCGCTTTGAGGCCTTCGTCCAGCAGGTCGGCCGTCAGGTCGCCGGTGGCCGGCGCACGCTGATCCCCGCAAAGGAGGGACAGCCATGA
- a CDS encoding TrbI/VirB10 family protein, whose product MTETASKEPAAKGDPESFQLRATPARAIRFRRDIVIGAALLGSAALAAIAFMALRPQVFPGKVDDKELTRPATNAEPETLTDLPASYGDAPRLGPPLPGDLGRPILRAQERSQVVSTSGQAGALATQRQQRLAGLKAARESSLLAQVSTPGKTEADGLSPGSGAVSAATPSAPSEQTRKERFASTPDTSVRINPQRLVAPASPRSLLAGSVIPASLITELNSDLPGMVIAQVTQNVYDTVTGSLLLIPQGSRLIGKYDSVVAFGQKRALVVWQRLILPDGRSVQLGNMPATDPSGYAGLADKVDFHTWTLLKGVGIATLLGVGSELSISGESDLVEAIRQSAQTSAARAGDQVTQQNLTVQPTITIRPGAPVRVVVTRDLILDS is encoded by the coding sequence ATGACAGAGACAGCTTCGAAAGAACCCGCCGCCAAAGGAGATCCTGAGAGCTTCCAGCTACGGGCCACGCCTGCCCGCGCGATCCGCTTTCGCCGCGATATCGTTATCGGCGCTGCATTGCTCGGCTCAGCAGCGCTCGCAGCGATTGCATTTATGGCGCTCAGACCGCAGGTGTTTCCCGGCAAAGTGGATGACAAGGAACTCACGCGACCTGCGACGAACGCTGAACCGGAGACACTGACCGATCTTCCGGCAAGTTATGGAGATGCACCAAGGCTTGGCCCGCCTCTGCCGGGTGACCTTGGGCGTCCGATATTGCGTGCTCAGGAACGCAGCCAGGTCGTATCTACCTCAGGACAGGCCGGTGCGCTGGCGACACAACGCCAGCAGCGGCTTGCCGGGCTCAAAGCTGCCCGGGAATCCAGCCTTTTGGCTCAGGTCTCGACGCCCGGGAAAACTGAGGCGGACGGGCTGTCTCCCGGTTCTGGCGCGGTTTCGGCCGCCACCCCATCTGCCCCTTCCGAACAGACACGAAAGGAGCGCTTTGCGAGTACCCCTGACACCAGTGTGCGCATAAATCCGCAACGCCTTGTTGCGCCTGCATCTCCCCGCAGCCTGCTTGCAGGCAGCGTGATCCCTGCCAGCCTTATAACAGAGCTGAATTCCGACCTGCCTGGCATGGTCATCGCGCAGGTTACGCAGAATGTTTATGATACCGTCACAGGTAGCCTGCTCCTTATACCACAGGGCAGCCGTCTCATTGGCAAGTACGACAGTGTTGTCGCCTTTGGCCAGAAGCGGGCCCTTGTAGTCTGGCAGCGGCTCATTCTGCCCGATGGGCGCTCCGTACAGCTCGGCAATATGCCGGCAACCGATCCCTCCGGCTACGCCGGCCTTGCCGATAAAGTCGACTTCCACACCTGGACGCTGCTGAAGGGCGTCGGAATCGCGACACTGCTCGGCGTTGGATCAGAACTTTCGATCAGCGGCGAAAGCGATCTGGTCGAAGCCATCCGCCAGTCTGCCCAGACGAGTGCTGCCCGCGCAGGGGACCAGGTGACCCAGCAAAATCTGACCGTCCAGCCCACCATCACTATCCGTCCCGGCGCACCTGTACGCGTCGTTGTGACGCGCGACCTGATCCTTGATTCCTGA
- a CDS encoding DUF2274 domain-containing protein, translating into MTQLKLARLPDRTPVKLTITITPDLQDALQAYAGFYQAQYGVEEPVTELVPAILSAFLDGDRHFVRARAAAQRGRS; encoded by the coding sequence ATGACTCAGCTGAAGCTCGCGAGACTGCCGGATCGCACGCCAGTCAAGCTCACCATAACGATTACACCCGATCTGCAGGACGCTCTCCAGGCATATGCCGGCTTCTATCAGGCCCAGTATGGCGTGGAAGAGCCGGTAACCGAGCTCGTCCCTGCTATTCTGTCGGCCTTCCTTGATGGTGACCGGCACTTCGTTCGCGCCCGGGCAGCAGCACAGCGGGGGCGGTCATGA
- the trbE gene encoding conjugal transfer protein TrbE — MMFLREYRSHSEKLADHLPWAALVAPGIVLNKDASFLRVLRFRGPDLESATEATLVSACARANNALKRLGSGWALFFDAERRECLDYPESTFPDAASWLVDEERRAAFKAAGRHFESHYHLTLTWLPPADTAEGAARSLVERPEERKGRDWREALARFVAATDRVTDLLAGFMSEVSVLDDEDLLTFLHATVSERPRRVVTPAIPMYLDAILADTPLTGGLEPKLGRLHVRTVTILGFPGFSRPGILDALNHQDFSYRWVTRFIALDKTLATRTLTSLRRQWFNKRKSVSALLREVMYNQPAQLLDSDADNKVADADLALQALGGDHVGFGYLTATITVTDEVREAVEEKVRSVERIVNGLGFTCVREGMNAVEAWLSSLPGQVYANVRQPLVHTLNLAHLMPLSSVWAGPARNEHLGGPPLLMAQTSGSTPFRLSTHVGDVGHMLIVGPTGAGKSVLLSLLGLQFRRYPGAQIYVFDKGNSARAAILAMGGMHHAPGSGQDDRGSLVFQPLADIDQPSQRSWAADWIAALLSHEGAEVGPETREAVWSALNSLASAPREERTITGLALLLQSRALRTALRPYTLEGPHGALLDGGEQNLRLRDVQCFEMEALMGQSSTVAPVLSYLFHRLEERFDGRPTLLILDEAWIFLDHPLFAARLREWLKVLRKKNVSVVFATQSLADIAGSAIAPAIIESCPQRILLPNDRATEPQGRDLYDRFGLNARQIEIIAQATPKRHYYLQSARGNRLFELGLGPVALAFCAASDPDSQHQIDATLASQGPDGFAQGFLADRGLGWAAELAAGFRDPIHQIRGD; from the coding sequence ATGATGTTCCTTCGTGAATACCGCAGCCATTCCGAAAAACTGGCAGACCATCTGCCCTGGGCCGCACTCGTGGCGCCGGGCATCGTCCTCAACAAGGATGCAAGCTTCCTTCGTGTCCTGCGCTTCCGCGGCCCGGACCTGGAATCGGCAACCGAAGCTACTCTTGTCTCGGCCTGTGCACGAGCGAACAATGCCCTGAAGCGGCTGGGCAGTGGCTGGGCCCTGTTTTTCGACGCTGAGCGGCGTGAATGCCTCGACTATCCCGAAAGCACCTTTCCCGATGCCGCCAGCTGGCTCGTTGACGAAGAGCGCCGCGCGGCTTTCAAAGCTGCCGGTCGTCATTTTGAGAGCCACTACCACCTCACGCTGACATGGCTTCCTCCCGCTGACACAGCAGAAGGGGCCGCGCGCTCACTTGTTGAGCGGCCGGAGGAGAGGAAAGGCCGCGACTGGCGCGAAGCGCTGGCCCGCTTTGTCGCCGCGACAGATCGCGTAACGGATCTGCTTGCAGGTTTCATGTCCGAAGTCTCGGTTCTCGACGACGAAGACCTGCTGACCTTCCTGCACGCAACCGTATCCGAGCGGCCCCGGCGGGTCGTCACTCCCGCGATCCCGATGTACCTTGATGCGATACTGGCAGACACCCCGCTCACGGGCGGACTGGAGCCAAAGCTTGGCCGCCTGCACGTGCGCACGGTCACAATCCTGGGCTTCCCCGGCTTCAGTCGTCCCGGGATCCTTGACGCGCTGAACCATCAGGATTTTTCCTACCGCTGGGTCACACGCTTCATTGCTCTCGACAAGACGCTGGCGACAAGGACGCTGACAAGCCTGCGGCGCCAGTGGTTCAACAAGCGCAAGTCGGTCAGCGCGCTGCTGCGTGAAGTGATGTATAACCAGCCCGCACAGCTGCTGGATTCCGACGCGGACAACAAAGTGGCCGATGCCGACCTTGCGTTGCAGGCGCTGGGCGGAGACCATGTGGGTTTCGGCTACCTCACAGCGACGATCACAGTCACGGACGAAGTCCGGGAAGCGGTTGAGGAAAAAGTCCGCAGCGTCGAGCGGATCGTGAATGGTCTTGGCTTCACCTGTGTACGGGAAGGCATGAATGCGGTTGAGGCCTGGCTCTCATCGCTGCCAGGCCAGGTTTACGCGAACGTTCGCCAGCCTCTCGTGCACACGCTCAACCTAGCCCACCTGATGCCACTTTCGTCCGTCTGGGCCGGACCGGCGCGCAATGAGCATCTGGGCGGACCGCCACTGCTCATGGCGCAGACATCCGGCTCGACGCCGTTTCGTCTCTCCACGCATGTGGGAGACGTAGGACACATGCTGATTGTCGGGCCGACCGGGGCTGGCAAGTCGGTGCTGCTCAGTCTGCTTGGCCTTCAGTTTCGCCGTTATCCCGGCGCGCAGATCTACGTTTTCGACAAGGGGAATTCGGCCCGCGCTGCGATCCTGGCAATGGGCGGAATGCACCACGCCCCGGGCAGCGGCCAGGATGACAGGGGTTCTCTCGTATTTCAGCCGCTGGCGGATATCGACCAGCCTTCTCAGCGCAGCTGGGCTGCGGACTGGATTGCCGCGCTCCTCAGCCACGAAGGCGCCGAGGTCGGTCCGGAAACACGGGAAGCTGTCTGGAGCGCTCTTAACAGTCTTGCTTCGGCGCCACGCGAGGAGCGCACCATCACCGGGCTGGCGCTGCTTCTGCAGTCCCGGGCTCTGCGGACGGCTCTGCGCCCCTACACCCTTGAAGGCCCCCACGGCGCGCTGCTTGACGGAGGAGAACAGAACCTGCGGCTGCGCGATGTCCAGTGCTTCGAAATGGAGGCGCTGATGGGCCAGAGCAGCACGGTTGCACCGGTGCTGAGCTACCTCTTCCACCGTCTGGAAGAACGCTTCGACGGCCGGCCGACGCTGCTTATTCTCGACGAGGCCTGGATCTTTCTCGATCATCCTCTTTTCGCGGCCCGTCTGCGCGAATGGCTCAAGGTTCTTCGCAAAAAGAACGTATCGGTTGTCTTCGCAACGCAAAGCCTCGCAGACATCGCCGGCTCAGCCATCGCGCCGGCCATCATCGAAAGCTGCCCGCAGCGCATCCTGCTCCCCAATGATCGCGCCACAGAGCCTCAGGGGCGCGACCTGTATGACCGCTTCGGGCTGAACGCCCGGCAGATCGAGATCATCGCGCAGGCCACCCCCAAGCGGCACTATTATCTCCAGTCAGCGCGGGGAAATCGCCTTTTCGAACTGGGCCTTGGCCCCGTCGCACTGGCGTTTTGCGCGGCCTCCGATCCCGACAGTCAGCACCAGATAGATGCGACCCTGGCCAGCCAGGGTCCGGACGGTTTCGCGCAGGGTTTTCTCGCGGATCGGGGCCTTGGCTGGGCCGCTGAGCTCGCTGCCGGATTTCGTGACCCCATTCATCAGATAAGAGGAGACTGA
- a CDS encoding TrbC/VirB2 family protein produces MTRFSVRSCTAIPLAFALTLALSAPAYAAGSGMPWEEPLEQVLESVQGPVAKIVAVIIIIVTGLTLAFGETSGGFRRLIQIVFGLSIAFAASSFFLSFFSFGGGALVS; encoded by the coding sequence ATGACGCGCTTTTCTGTCCGCAGCTGCACTGCAATTCCCCTTGCCTTTGCGCTCACCCTGGCACTTTCCGCGCCGGCTTACGCAGCCGGGTCCGGCATGCCCTGGGAGGAGCCGCTCGAGCAGGTCCTGGAATCGGTCCAGGGCCCCGTCGCCAAGATCGTCGCTGTCATCATCATCATCGTGACGGGGCTGACCCTTGCGTTCGGGGAGACATCGGGCGGTTTCCGGCGCCTGATCCAGATCGTCTTTGGCCTCTCCATTGCCTTTGCCGCCTCCAGCTTCTTCCTTTCATTCTTCAGCTTCGGCGGCGGGGCACTGGTTTCGTGA
- the trbL gene encoding P-type conjugative transfer protein TrbL, giving the protein MNDLNVIDRFLQAFTTYIDSGFGLLGPDVGFLTTTLIGIDITLAGLFWAMGGEDNVIGRFLRKILYIGAFAFILNRFSTLADIIFRSFAQAGLTAGGGTMSADDLLRPGRLAATGFEAAWPLLDQASDMVGFTSFFDNFLTIIVLLFAWAIVIIAFFVLAIQMFVCILEFRLTCLAGFILVPFALWNRTSFLAERVLGHVVGSGIKVMVLAVIVGIGSGFFSEFTSALQGQDPDIGAAMSLVLASLSLFGLGIFGPSVASGLVSGAPQLGAGAAIGTAAGAGGMAMVAGGAVAGAAGVASSAALGAVRSGASMGRATASAYRTGQQASSKPTVSAGLRGVAHSAASAARGRISGAAGAGKSSQGQTGSAGDAQSSGGRADVPPSAHQDTAPAWARSLRAEQTSRHRRQLAIHALQQGDRGSGSATPDISERSE; this is encoded by the coding sequence GTGAACGACCTCAATGTCATTGACCGCTTTCTCCAGGCGTTCACCACTTACATCGACAGCGGGTTCGGGCTGCTCGGTCCGGACGTGGGCTTCCTGACTACGACGCTGATCGGCATAGACATAACGCTCGCCGGACTGTTCTGGGCAATGGGAGGCGAGGACAATGTCATTGGCCGCTTCCTGCGCAAGATCCTGTACATCGGCGCTTTCGCCTTCATTCTGAACCGCTTCTCAACACTGGCCGACATCATCTTCCGGTCCTTTGCACAGGCAGGACTGACGGCCGGTGGCGGAACCATGTCTGCGGATGATCTGCTGCGGCCCGGCCGTCTTGCCGCGACCGGTTTCGAAGCCGCCTGGCCCCTGCTGGATCAGGCCAGCGATATGGTCGGGTTCACGAGCTTCTTTGACAATTTCCTCACGATCATAGTGCTGCTCTTCGCCTGGGCCATCGTCATCATCGCGTTCTTCGTTCTTGCGATCCAGATGTTCGTCTGCATTCTCGAGTTCAGGCTCACCTGCCTTGCAGGTTTCATTCTCGTCCCCTTTGCTCTGTGGAACAGGACCAGCTTTCTTGCCGAACGGGTGCTTGGTCACGTCGTTGGCTCGGGCATCAAAGTTATGGTGCTTGCCGTTATCGTCGGCATAGGATCGGGCTTTTTCTCGGAGTTCACCAGCGCACTGCAGGGCCAGGATCCGGACATCGGTGCCGCCATGAGCCTGGTGCTTGCCAGCCTCTCGCTGTTCGGTCTCGGGATCTTCGGCCCTTCAGTCGCTTCCGGCCTCGTCTCGGGCGCGCCGCAGCTGGGTGCCGGGGCCGCAATCGGTACAGCAGCGGGCGCAGGTGGCATGGCGATGGTGGCTGGCGGAGCCGTGGCCGGCGCTGCGGGCGTTGCCAGCAGCGCCGCCCTTGGCGCGGTACGCTCAGGCGCCTCAATGGGCCGCGCGACGGCATCGGCTTACCGGACGGGACAGCAGGCATCCTCAAAACCGACTGTCAGCGCCGGTCTGCGAGGTGTGGCGCACAGCGCCGCCAGTGCTGCCAGAGGCCGGATCTCCGGTGCTGCCGGTGCAGGGAAATCCTCTCAGGGGCAGACCGGCTCCGCTGGTGACGCGCAAAGTTCAGGGGGCCGGGCCGATGTACCTCCTTCCGCGCATCAGGACACGGCGCCGGCCTGGGCGCGGTCGCTGCGCGCCGAACAGACCAGCCGCCATCGCCGTCAGCTTGCGATCCATGCGCTTCAGCAGGGCGATCGGGGCAGCGGTTCCGCCACGCCCGATATTTCGGAAAGGAGCGAGTGA
- the trbB gene encoding P-type conjugative transfer ATPase TrbB, with translation MTADISDLRRRRMLITALGDDIGRALRDTKVAEIMLNPDGALRLDRLGEGRVDTGIRLPPDQAERIIRLVAAYARAEVHEELPIISAELPARADGQAGERFEGILPPVATGPCFSIRKPAWRLHTLDDYVDDGLMAAQTGEALRSAIRERRNILVAGGTSSGKTTLANALLAEMAGQDARIIQIEDTRELQSPLPDTVALRTRAPGVTMSTLVRSTLRLRPDRIIVGEVRGPEALDMLKAWNTGHPGGLATIHANGALAALYRLEQLCQEAVVTVPRQLIAEAIDIVVFISGRGTARRVSNLARVTGLDLATGAYALTEITRPETEET, from the coding sequence ATGACGGCAGACATCTCTGACCTGCGCCGCAGGCGTATGCTCATTACCGCTCTGGGCGATGATATCGGCCGCGCGCTGCGCGACACCAAGGTCGCCGAAATCATGCTGAACCCTGATGGCGCTCTGCGCCTTGACCGGCTCGGCGAAGGACGTGTCGACACAGGTATCCGGCTGCCCCCCGATCAGGCCGAACGGATCATCCGCCTTGTTGCGGCTTATGCCCGCGCCGAAGTCCACGAAGAGCTTCCGATCATTTCCGCTGAGCTGCCTGCGAGGGCGGACGGTCAGGCTGGCGAACGCTTTGAAGGCATCCTGCCGCCCGTAGCCACCGGCCCCTGCTTTTCGATCCGTAAGCCTGCCTGGCGCTTGCACACACTTGACGATTATGTCGACGACGGACTGATGGCAGCGCAGACCGGCGAAGCCCTGCGAAGCGCCATCCGGGAGCGGCGGAACATTCTGGTCGCGGGCGGAACCAGTTCCGGCAAGACGACGCTTGCCAACGCGCTGCTTGCCGAAATGGCCGGACAGGACGCGCGGATCATCCAGATCGAGGATACCCGCGAACTGCAGTCCCCGCTTCCCGATACGGTGGCGCTTCGCACCCGCGCACCTGGTGTAACGATGAGCACTCTTGTGCGTTCGACGCTGCGCCTGCGTCCCGACCGGATCATCGTTGGAGAAGTGCGCGGCCCCGAAGCGCTCGACATGCTCAAAGCGTGGAATACCGGGCACCCGGGCGGTCTGGCCACGATCCACGCCAACGGTGCGCTGGCCGCGCTCTATCGTCTTGAACAGCTTTGCCAGGAAGCGGTCGTGACCGTGCCGCGCCAGCTCATCGCTGAAGCCATCGACATTGTGGTGTTCATCTCCGGTCGCGGAACAGCGCGCCGGGTTTCGAACCTTGCCCGCGTGACCGGGCTCGACCTGGCAACCGGCGCCTACGCGCTCACCGAAATCACCCGTCCTGAAACCGAGGAGACCTGA
- the trbG gene encoding P-type conjugative transfer protein TrbG → MKLVIPFLVGALTFAGPALADSPAAEVSRATEAATLRPGAGGFIAGAQVYPFSDSSIFEGYVAPGQVTDLALQPGEALVAVASGDTARWAIGDTTSGTGVTRQVHVLIKPFTAGLRTNLVVTTDRRTYHLQLLSTQGTAMSSIRWTYPHDELVLQKQAARAEAAAAPVASGIRLEKLHFSYDITGDNPDWKPLRAFDDGQHTYIQFPLTLAQGEAPPLFVISNEGQAELVNYRLQGRYYVVDRLFDLAELRLGLKKQQIVRIVRHASGKGRTG, encoded by the coding sequence ATGAAACTTGTCATTCCATTTCTGGTGGGGGCGCTCACCTTTGCAGGCCCCGCGCTCGCCGACAGCCCGGCGGCCGAAGTCTCCAGGGCAACCGAGGCCGCGACATTGCGACCCGGAGCCGGAGGCTTCATCGCCGGAGCTCAGGTCTATCCCTTCAGCGATTCCAGCATTTTCGAAGGCTATGTCGCTCCGGGACAGGTCACCGACCTCGCTCTCCAGCCCGGCGAAGCGCTCGTTGCCGTCGCAAGCGGCGACACCGCACGATGGGCGATCGGAGATACGACGAGCGGGACCGGCGTGACCCGGCAGGTCCATGTCCTGATAAAGCCCTTCACAGCCGGCCTCAGAACCAATCTCGTCGTCACGACAGACAGGCGGACCTACCACCTGCAACTCCTCAGTACGCAAGGCACAGCGATGTCCTCGATCCGCTGGACCTATCCCCACGACGAACTCGTCCTGCAAAAGCAGGCCGCGCGTGCAGAAGCAGCCGCGGCTCCGGTCGCCAGCGGAATTCGCCTGGAAAAGCTGCATTTCAGCTATGACATCACCGGTGACAATCCGGACTGGAAGCCACTGCGGGCCTTCGACGACGGGCAGCATACCTATATCCAGTTCCCGCTCACTCTGGCTCAGGGGGAAGCGCCACCGCTCTTCGTGATCAGCAACGAAGGGCAGGCCGAACTTGTCAACTATCGGCTGCAGGGCCGCTACTATGTCGTGGACCGGCTCTTCGATCTCGCCGAACTCAGGCTGGGCCTGAAGAAGCAGCAGATCGTGCGCATCGTGCGCCACGCCTCCGGCAAGGGACGGACGGGGTGA
- a CDS encoding transglutaminase-like domain-containing protein encodes MFIRAGYEIHFEAQIPTAMLALLSVHPSRNKHLTTPQRIRTWPEVPIYDYGDGYGNICSRFTAPAGGVAMSCDFVIEDDGQPDVRAPDGPQAGVETYPDEALIYLLGSRYCETDLLMDVAWSNFGHLVSARDRVEAIVAFVHGHLCFGYEHARSNKTAWHGYQEREGVCRDFAHLAIALCRCLNIPARYCTGYLGDIRVPADDAPMDFSAWFDVFIQGAWYTYDARHAVPRVGRILMARGRDATDVALTTSFGDAVLKSFFVRAEEVSSATLP; translated from the coding sequence ATGTTCATTCGAGCCGGCTACGAAATTCACTTCGAAGCGCAGATACCGACCGCCATGCTGGCCCTGCTGAGCGTGCACCCCTCTCGCAACAAGCACCTCACTACCCCGCAGCGCATCCGCACCTGGCCCGAGGTGCCGATCTACGACTATGGGGATGGCTATGGGAACATCTGTTCGCGCTTCACGGCGCCTGCAGGAGGCGTGGCGATGTCCTGCGATTTCGTCATCGAGGACGATGGCCAGCCCGACGTTCGCGCGCCCGACGGCCCGCAGGCCGGCGTCGAAACCTATCCGGACGAAGCGCTGATCTATCTTCTGGGCAGCCGGTACTGCGAAACCGACCTGCTGATGGATGTGGCCTGGAGCAATTTCGGTCACCTGGTGTCAGCCCGAGACCGGGTTGAGGCCATCGTCGCTTTCGTGCACGGCCACCTGTGCTTCGGCTACGAGCATGCCAGATCGAACAAGACGGCATGGCACGGTTACCAGGAGCGCGAGGGAGTGTGTCGGGACTTTGCCCACCTGGCCATAGCCTTGTGTCGCTGCCTCAACATCCCGGCCCGCTATTGCACAGGCTATCTCGGCGACATCCGCGTGCCGGCGGACGACGCACCGATGGACTTCAGTGCATGGTTCGACGTGTTCATCCAGGGCGCCTGGTACACCTATGACGCCCGCCATGCTGTCCCTCGCGTTGGCCGGATTCTGATGGCAAGGGGCCGCGATGCAACCGACGTGGCGCTTACCACGAGCTTTGGCGACGCGGTTCTAAAGTCGTTCTTCGTCCGGGCGGAAGAGGTTTCGTCGGCGACCCTGCCCTGA
- a CDS encoding excisionase: MTEQDPETEIEPLTVRVSTAVRITGLSRSRIYELLQTGDISAVKVGRLTLIDYGSLKSLTIREG, translated from the coding sequence ATGACTGAGCAGGATCCGGAAACAGAGATCGAGCCTCTCACGGTTCGGGTTTCCACAGCGGTACGGATTACAGGGCTAAGCCGGTCCCGGATCTATGAGCTGCTTCAGACAGGAGACATCAGCGCAGTCAAAGTCGGCCGGCTCACGCTGATCGATTATGGCAGTTTGAAATCCCTGACCATACGAGAAGGCTGA
- the trbJ gene encoding P-type conjugative transfer protein TrbJ, giving the protein MAMKSPPRLITLAAALAGNSLLATGLTALPAPAHAQFTVFDPSNYAQNILTATRTLQQVNQQVRQLQNEAQMLVNQSRNLAKIDFPQLDAIRERLAEIDTLMDKASGIDFNLAQTDAEFENLFPRDFSSALQSDARVRSARSRLGASLDAYRQTMRVQSGIVASVGQDAQTLADIAARSQSAEGALQAQQATNQLLALVTKQQFQLQQLMAAQFRSEATEQARRETQAAEARAATKKFLGTGSAYTPEQP; this is encoded by the coding sequence ATGGCTATGAAAAGCCCACCGCGCCTGATCACTCTGGCTGCAGCCTTAGCGGGCAACAGCCTTCTGGCGACCGGCCTTACGGCGCTGCCCGCACCGGCGCATGCTCAGTTCACCGTCTTCGATCCAAGTAACTATGCACAGAACATTCTGACAGCGACCCGGACACTGCAGCAGGTCAATCAGCAGGTCCGGCAGCTCCAGAACGAGGCGCAGATGCTCGTCAATCAGAGCAGGAACCTTGCAAAGATTGACTTCCCGCAGCTCGACGCCATTCGTGAGAGGCTGGCCGAAATCGATACGCTGATGGATAAGGCGTCTGGCATCGACTTTAACCTCGCGCAGACCGACGCCGAGTTTGAGAATCTCTTCCCGCGCGATTTCAGCTCGGCTCTGCAAAGCGATGCCCGGGTTCGCTCAGCGCGCAGCCGGCTCGGCGCAAGCCTCGACGCTTACCGCCAGACGATGCGCGTTCAGTCGGGCATAGTTGCCAGCGTCGGACAGGACGCGCAGACGCTCGCGGATATCGCCGCGCGCAGCCAGAGCGCCGAAGGCGCTCTTCAGGCCCAGCAGGCGACCAATCAGCTCCTTGCTCTCGTGACCAAGCAGCAGTTCCAGCTGCAGCAGCTGATGGCTGCCCAGTTTCGCAGCGAAGCGACCGAACAGGCACGCCGTGAAACACAGGCAGCTGAAGCCCGCGCTGCGACGAAGAAGTTTCTCGGCACCGGATCGGCCTACACGCCCGAACAACCCTGA
- the trbF gene encoding conjugal transfer protein TrbF has protein sequence MFFRRNIQRYGRTPVPETPYQRAGQAWDERIGSARVQARNWRLMAFGCLSLTGVTSAALAWQSTQSRITPYVVEVDRLGEALAVRPAEAAYRPGDHEIAWYLARFISNVRSVSLDPVLMRQDWLDAYDFTSRRGARFLSDYAREAAPFANLGQRTVSVQISSVVRASDTSFQVKWTETRFERGAKTDVTRWTAILRVVLHPPETAEILRKNPLGIYVDAVDWSREFDGSGTRSRESAPGGTTRPADEGPATDPITPATRIRETTS, from the coding sequence ATGTTCTTCAGGCGAAACATACAAAGGTATGGCCGGACGCCCGTACCTGAGACACCGTATCAGCGGGCCGGACAGGCGTGGGACGAGCGGATCGGCTCCGCCCGCGTTCAGGCCCGCAACTGGCGCCTCATGGCATTCGGATGCCTTTCACTGACAGGCGTGACGAGTGCAGCACTGGCCTGGCAGTCGACGCAAAGCCGCATCACTCCCTACGTCGTGGAAGTCGACAGACTTGGCGAAGCGCTGGCGGTACGCCCGGCCGAAGCGGCCTACAGGCCCGGTGACCATGAGATTGCCTGGTACCTGGCCCGCTTCATTTCCAATGTCCGTTCCGTTTCGCTTGATCCTGTCCTGATGCGGCAGGACTGGCTCGATGCCTATGACTTCACGAGCCGGCGTGGCGCCCGTTTTCTGAGCGACTACGCCCGCGAGGCCGCGCCCTTTGCCAACCTGGGGCAGCGAACGGTATCCGTACAGATTTCAAGCGTCGTGCGGGCGTCTGACACGTCCTTCCAGGTCAAATGGACCGAAACCCGCTTCGAGCGCGGTGCGAAAACCGATGTGACCCGCTGGACCGCGATACTCCGCGTTGTCCTTCATCCGCCAGAAACAGCCGAGATCCTGCGCAAAAATCCCCTCGGGATATACGTCGACGCCGTCGACTGGAGCCGCGAATTCGATGGTTCAGGCACCCGCTCACGCGAAAGCGCGCCCGGCGGGACGACCCGGCCTGCCGACGAAGGCCCGGCAACCGACCCGATCACTCCAGCGACCCGGATCAGGGAGACGACATCATGA